tcgcaatgtcaacattgtgtcattatgtgattgttgatgcttattcaacgttaagcatgctcatgttgattacattcaccactatcactggatcaaatcctattgtaaatatcatgtttattatcttgttattttggattaaaatatgccgaattatgaccaaatttccaacaaacTTAGCACATACAACATAATCCTTcatggactttgcaaaaacaaaCTCACTGATGATGCACTTCGAATGTTTCAGAACCTATGTTTGATGGATTTGAAGCTTGAGGCTAGGACTTTCAACATTATGATTGATGCATTGCTTAAAGTTGGCAGAAATGATGAAGCCAAGGATTTGTTTGTTGCTTTCTCGTCTAACGGTTTAGTGCCGAATTATTGGACGTACAGATTGATGGCTGAAAATATTATAGGACAGGGGTTGCTAGAAGAATTGGATCAACTCTTTCTTTCAATGGAGGACAATGGCTGTACTGTTGACTCTGGCATGCTAAATTTCATTGTTAGGGAACTGTTGCAGAGAGGTGAGATAACCAGGGCTGGCACTTACCTTTCCATGATTGATGAGAAGCACTTTTCCCTCGAAGCATCCACTGCTTCCTTGTTTATAGATCTTTTGTCTGGGGGAAAATATCAAGAATATCATATATTTCTCCCTGAAAAATACAAGTCCTTTATAGAATCTTTGAGCTGCTGAAGCATTTTGCAGCTTTGAAATTCTGTGTTGGAATTCTTTTCTCCTACAGTCCGATTAGAGGAGGGATCTTCTCTGTATGTGTAAATAGCGAGGTATGTATGTCACCTCTCCGAATTATTTTGACTGTGGTTCCTGGACTGTAAACAAGCTATTATCTTCTGGTGTTGATGCCAGAAAAAACACAAAAGTTTGTCGTTATCTCTACTAACGGATCATAAAGGGGTTTGTAACTGGAGTTTCAAACTTAAGGTATCTAGGCAGTAGGTATATATTGATCCTACATCTTATGATCTTAAGATGATATCCTTCTCATTATCCTCTGCTGAAACTTTAGCTTGAACCGTCATCTACACCACAATTTGAGCCCCTTAGCACAGAGCACAACGAGCAATAGCTTGCCCTTACGTTCATTATTTAGCATGCACTACTACTAACTACCCAATAATCAATACATCGGTTATTAAACTGTTTGTACAGTTTAATAATGTCATTTTATCACGTTAACATATGTTTCATTCAACACCACACCGGTTTTGGCAcagttgcaaacttgcaataaCATTTTTACTACTTCTCCGCCCCATAATATAACAATCTCGTTCCATACTATATTGCTATATTACGGGACGGATGAAGTACTTCTTtccttccaaaatataagaatctagtaCTAGATTAGATATTATTTGGATTCACGAATTTGATTAGGCTATCTAGATTTGTAGTCGTATGTAATGTCTAATTCGGTAATAGGTTATTACCtctttggatggagggagtagtttttatttcgtactccctctgtttcatattataagttgttttgacttttttcttagtcaaatttTATtgagtttgactaaatttatagaaaaaaaattagcaacatttaaGCACCacattagtttcattaaatgtagcatggaatatatttttataatatgtttgtttttttattaaaatgctactatatttttctataaatgtagccaaatttaaagaagtttgattacgaaaaaaaatcaaaatgacatataatatgaaactgaGGATGTAGCAGACTATAGCAAATTTAAACTATGCTTTTATTTTAGAGCATCACCAAAAGAGATAGCCTAAAtcttatcttaactaattaaaatattcaTAATTTTCCTTTCGTCACATTAAATTTTCGTCCGTAAATCCGATTGAAATCCAACTAGACAATccaaaaaatagagaaaaagaacagaaaaaataataaaaagcacACAAATCTTATCTCAATCCCGCGGGAAGCTGCCGATGCCGCCGAATCCgctcgagcgccgccgccgccgctcacggGGAACGATGTCGCTGCTATCGCACGTGGTatgggagggcgccgccgccgctgcttggGAGATAGGATatggagagagaaggaaatGTGAGGGAGGGTTAGGTTTTTCCCCATTCGTATCTTCAGCGACACGGAGGCGATCCAAGCTGTCCATCAGATCAGACGGCTCAGAACGCCTCCATCTTCAGGCCGCGCATGCTTGATGGGCCGAGGGAAGGCCGGAGGGTCGAACAAACGTAGTCAGAGGAGGAGTTGGAGGAGGTAAAGTAGAATTTATTTGCGGGCTGAGATAGTAAATGGACTGAAAATGGCCCATAGAGAAATTGggaattttatttaaataaatgttgAAAAGGTgtttatattatcaaaattagaaattaagctccgaaaattttaaaaaatattcaaagAGCATTATTAatcatgattaatttaataaaaattaaatccaaccatatcATATTATTTCACGGCGCGCAGTAGGAAAATGCGCAGCTGTTGTCGCTTACGGTGGGAGAGAAGGGACATTGTTTATTTTCAGAACTATCTTTTATAACTCCCATGGAactttaaaataaatataatcatTATTATAGCATTAGTTtttttctgtcttttttttccccaagaGCGCCGCGCAGAAGAGATCGATCGCGATCTCCCTGCCCCGACGTCGCCGGCCGATCTCTCATTCTCTCCACGCCCTGCTCGTCGCCGATCTCCTACACCATCCCTGCcatctcctccttcccctcccctctatCCTCCACTGGTGCCGCCCACCTCTCCGTATAAGACAAACTGCGTTGCGGCGTTGGTTTCcgccggcgctgctgctgcaCCTGTCAGCTAGGGCGGGCatggcgcgccgcgccgcttccCGCGCTGTTGGCGCCCTTCGCTCGGACGGCTCGATCCAAGGGCGAGGAGGCCGCGCGGGGGGCAGTGGCGCCGAGGACGCACGCCACGTGTTCGACGAATTGCTCCGGCGTGGCAGGGGCGCCTCGATCTACGGCTTGAACCGCGCCCTCGCCGACGTCGCGCGTCACAGCCCCGCGGCCGCCGTGTCCCGCTACAACCGCATGgcccgagctggcgccgacgaggTAACTCCCGACTTGTGCACCTACGGCATTCTCATCGGTTGCTGCTGCCGCGCGGGCCGCTTGGACCTCGGTTTCGCGGCCTTGGGCAATGTCATTAAGAAGGGATTTAGAGTGGAAGCCATCACCTTCACTCCTCTGCTCAAGGGCCTCTGTGCCGACAAGAGGACGAGCGACGCAATGGACATAGTGCTCCGCAGAATGACCGAGCTCGGTTGCATACCAAATGTCTTCTCCTACAATAATCTTCTCAACGGGCTGTGTGATGAGAACAGAAGCCAAGAAGCTCTCGAGTTGCTGCACATGATGGCTGATGATCGAGGAGGAGGTAGCCCACCTGATGTGGTGTCGTATACCACTGTCATCAATGGCTTCTTCAAAGAGGGGGATTCAGACAAAGCTTACAGTACATACCATGAAATGCTGGACCGGGGGATTTTACCTGATGTTGTGACCT
Above is a window of Oryza sativa Japonica Group chromosome 10, ASM3414082v1 DNA encoding:
- the LOC9267680 gene encoding protein Rf1, mitochondrial isoform X2, which gives rise to MARRAASRAVGALRSDGSIQGRGGRAGGSGAEDARHVFDELLRRGRGASIYGLNRALADVARHSPAAAVSRYNRMARAGADEVTPDLCTYGILIGCCCRAGRLDLGFAALGNVIKKGFRVEAITFTPLLKGLCADKRTSDAMDIVLRRMTELGCIPNVFSYNNLLNGLCDENRSQEALELLHMMADDRGGGSPPDVVSYTTVINGFFKEGDSDKAYSTYHEMLDRGILPDVVTYSSIIAALCKGQAMDKPWR